The nucleotide window acaggacCTCATTTCAAACTAATAAGGTAAGATAGGATCACTTtactggccatatacaatttcttgcattaggaatttgtcttttcacagaccccagcttgatctccatgagacacacagacagggagagaagctgggggtcagagcacagggtcagccatttatacagcgcccctggagcagttggggttaagggccttgctcagggacccatcaaagtaggatttctctgccagccacagaatttgaaccggcaacattccagccacaggcacagatcctgagacacagagccaccgctccgcctcTGTGGAATAATATTCCCTATAGTGTGGTATTAAATCAGCATTGCacctttttttacaacaataacagcaagtatttttattatgtatccttcaaaaataataaaaaaatatacctttttataaagtatatatattttatacagttagaacaagcacatcaacacttttccaaaataaacacCGCAAGTTAcagagttaaagactttgatgcataaaatatttatgaagatgGTATAATACTgtgtataatttgtattttttatatttagctactTCTAACATCTACTGCATGAACAGGAGGTATatatatagatagatactttattgatcccgtgagggaaattgcagtgcaacagcagctttacacagacaacacagccacagtgtaacgaatgatacaataataataatagtacaatacatacaatacaatcagtacagtgaggggtgcactaaaagagttactcgcagtccggacacacaaagaacaaactagaacagaacagtaagcAGAAAAATCGTaaaacacatatgaatataaatatagatataaatataaatataaatgtattgcacgggtccctggcatatattgcacaaaaaacggttgtaaacagggaaaagaaaaagaacagatgtagcagtagatgtgttcagtccagaaacaggtgactgttaatgttgcctctgcccagacacacagtggGTGAGTTGTACAGTCTtgtggcagaaggcaagaatgacctcatgtagcgctccctgttgcACCGGGGATGAATcattctattgctgaacgtgctcttcatttctacaagcctgtcatagaggggatgggagatgttgtctatgatggcctctagtttggacaccattctcctctcagccactacctccaagggggtccaggtcagacccaatgacagagcttgctctcctgatgagcttgttcacccttttagaatccactgctctaatcccagggccccagcataccactgcatagaaaatggtgctcgctaccaccgactgatagaacatatgtagcatcttactacatacattgaaggacctgagcctcctcaagaagtaaagtcggctctgacccttcttgtagATGGCCTCGAcattcttagaccattccagtctatcatcgatgtgcactcccaggtacttgtacgagtccaccatctccatgccactcccatggatgtagacaggagtaggtttgacccttttcctcctgaaatctaccaccagttcctttgtctttgttacattcagttccaactggttctccccacaccactccacaaagctgctgacccgtcctctgtactcctcctcttgcccacccttgatacatcccacaattgcaaagtcatctgagaacttctgcaggtggcatgactttgagttgtacttaaagtctgaagtatagagggtgaagaggaatggagaaagaaccgtcccctgaggagcccctgtgttactcactacctgttcagacacacagttctgaagtctcacagaatgtggtctgcctgtcaggtagtcagtgatccacgaggtcatggaggcatcaacttgcatctcctccagcttcctccttagaagtaagggctggatggtattgaaggcactggagaagtaaaaaaacatgatctttacagtgttgccagccctgtccatgtgtgagtaggccctttgcagcatgtagatgatcgcatcctccacaccaacactgggctggtaggcgaactgtagggtgtccagtgatgagctaaccaggggtctcaggtgggataagaccagcctctccagtgtcttcatgagacaaatcagtgcaactggtctgtagtcattgagaacagaggggcgccctttctttggtaccgggaccaggcatgatgtcttccagagcacagggactctctccaagtgcaggctcaggttgaacagtcgctggagcactccgctgagctgatcagcacaggccctcagaactctgggacagactttgtctggtcctgtggccttaccctggtgcagcctcttcagctccttctttacctggtcagctgtgatggtcagcctggcctgggggatggtgctcatagcactgtcagtgctgcaggtgttaatggtgGAGGTGTTGGGGaatggcagctgtgggggattgGGGGGTGAGTAGCTGTTGGGGGTCGTAGCTGTAGGCAGCCATgattgtggggggatggaggaggtgttgggcagtcgcagctgtgaagggttagggagcgtgtggctgtggggggatgggtgttgagccacagagggcttgttggccatctccaggttcccctccattgcacccccagcctgtttgaagccagtgatctctctcatgctgctccatATGTCTCTCaccctgttcctttgcagcttgtcctctaccttcctcctgtaggcatccttgctctctcttaacttctgctttagttccctctgtacacgcttgaccTTTTCCTTGACGccccctcctaaaggctctcttcttgtcattcagaagagccttcaggttgctggtgatccagggtttggtattggaaaagcagtgtacgtctttggtggggatggtgttgtctacgcagaagttaatgtagtcagtgacacagtccaccatgctgtCTGTGTCgtagtcagtgacacagtccaccatgtTGTCTATGTCGTCACAGTTCACCATGCTGTCTATATATTACATATGAGACTGTATGGCTTAagagccactacagtacagtatgtgtgaaattgatttttataataaaaatgtaaagttaaattgtttcatgattacttgttgctgaaatttgcattacattaggtatatattatgttatactttttattttcatccaccaaaatttcccttaagTTGTAAATTCcacattaatattccatatgcACAGTAGAGATACagattaaatgacaaaatcgtttcactaacatctaatgcagCACAAGTGCCACTTATTGATCATCTTTGGCCAGCTAAATGCATACCGCAATACACCACACGACCTTTACTGTATTAGGAAGAAATACTGCACGTTTTAAGTGCCTGCATCTGGAGTCAGGGGTCTTTTGTCTGAGATTTGAAAGTCTGGTTTTCGTGATGGCTTGTCTTGGACTCTTAAAAAGGACAAAGTGAGTAATCCTGCAGTTTGGTGTTTGTATTAAAGATtcaattttattgtatttttcttcttaaaagaGGGAGcttgcttgtgtttttggatgccTTTGTTGTAAAAGACTTAAGGACAAAATCCTGGCTTTCCTCCAGAAGTACAGCCTTGAGATTCCAGTTGGTTGTGACCAGACAAGCTCTGAAAATGTCACACTGAACACCAGTGAATCTCAGCTGTAGGAGATTCAGGAGGGACTTACTGTATCCAGACTGATTAACTTCTCAGAGGTGTTGACAAGAAAGTGGGTTTCCATCACAGCACAGGATTACTACTTTACACAAacagtggtgggagtgtgaaaaAGGTTCCACAACATTTTAGAGTAACATGAGATGGGATAGTTAGATTAATTAGCTTCTAATAATAATCAGACACACAGGATGTTGTCAATCTCACACAGAGATCAGGGGTTTGttaaaacagctggatgggccagctggcctcctcttgtctgtcCCCATCAGGGTCTGATCTTCTCATGCTGTGTGAGTGAgttagtattttattgttttaattattgggAACACAAACCACTAGATTGACTTCACATTAATCTCTGTACATGAGCAGCTACTGACAtcttaaaaaatcataaaaacttCTCTCTGTCAGCCTGAGTCCAAAATGACACCAAAAGTCACCACCCCTACAACACCACCTCCTTCTTTTAAACAACAACCACCAAAGAAATCACAGCTGTTTCTAAACCACTCCCCCTAATAATCTTAATCACACCCCTAACAACGACACCCCCTAGCACTCACAGCCCCGCAGCTCTGTGCAGATCCAGGAAGTGAAACTCGGAGATCAGTTTCGTTTCACTTGAAACAGCCTCACTGCAGCTCCGTCTCtactgctcctctctgtgcagtttttacttgtcagaaaaatggcagaaggcaatatttcagtttctcaGGACCAGTTCAGTtgctcagtgtgtctggatttgCTGAAGGATCCAGTGACTCTGCTCTGTggacacagttactgtatgggCTGTATTAATAACTGCTGGGATCAGGAATATCAGACTGGGATCTACAGGTGCCCCCAGTGTAGACAGACCTTCACCCCAAGACCTGATCTTCACAGAAACACCATCCTGGCTGAAGTGGTGGAGAAACTGAAGGAGAAAGAACTCAGTggtcctcctcctgctcgcAGTCCTGCTGGCCCTGGAGATTTACTGTGTAATGTCTGCACTGGGAGAAAGAGGGGAGCTGTGAAATCCTGTCTGGTGTGTCTGGCCTCTTACTGTCAGACTCACCTCCAGCCTCACTATGAAGCTGTTCCATTGAAGAGACACAAGCTGGCTGATGCCACAGGGCAACCACAGGAGAAGATCTGCTCCACTCATCACAAACTGCTGGAGTTCTATTGCCGGACTGACCAGAAGTGTGTTTGTTATGCTTGTGTAATGGATGAACACAGAGACCATGATACTGTCTCAGCTGCAGCAGTAAGGACTGAGAAACAGGTGAGGACTTTCagtctgtatttattttctagTACAAGATGTAAAATTGATATTTAGGATATCTCGGGCTCTAactgatctctggactgtatttACTGTTTCTGTAATCCTATATCTCTCCACTGGTGAGTCCTGCTCATGTACTCAGCTGTGATCCACACTGGTTGTGTCTCTGAACTGTCTCCTGTTCTTCTGTCTGTTGTTCAttatctcctcctcctccaaacATGTTAAGTGATTATCAAAGACTGGTATGTATTTAGCCAAGATACTAGTTTTGAAACCATTTCAAATTTTGCAAGTTGCCACATATTTACTTCTGTTATGTTTCCAGTCAAAACTGAGCTTAtgattttatttacaaagaaaagagtgagtAAAAAATTGTGTTCAAATGACACTTTATTTTGCAAACATCACAAATTCAACTAGCCTTTCAGATAAAATGAACAGTCccatttgtgtgtgtttgtgtgtgtgtgtgttcacgcACATGAGTGCAGCGGGTGGTAATGATGGCGTGTTTTTGTGGTTTACGATGCTGGTTTTTACATCCCTTGGGACACAGAGCTGTCTGTTCTTCCGTCGGGGGCAGCTGCTGGGGAGGTAGCCCAGATCTTTATGCCATATTTGCCTGGTTTACTCGGCATGTATTGTTGGGAAGGACAGTTGTAACAAGTTCAAGTGATGAATTAGTAGAATCCTATGATGACGAGAGAGAGTAGAGGCAGAAACAACACAGGTGTCCAATCTGAATCGACAGGCGAGTTCATGGTCAAGAGCAAAGGTAAGTTCAAAAAGCTGAAAGTAGTCGTACAAGAGAGGTTTCCAGAAAAGGAGCGAGGTAGGAGCTCGCTAGGAGAGAAGTCAATAGCGCGCAGTGAATAGCCAGTTTAGAGGGTTTAAATAGAGCTGAGTGCAGAACGGTACAGCGGGTGGTGATGGTTTAACACATGCAGCGGCGGTTGTGCTTGTTGTGATTAGTCTGCTGCTGGAACAGGTCTGTGGTTTGTGGATCGATCTCTGATGACTGGTGGTCATGACAACAACGACCTCTCAGGGGGACCAGGTGTTCATCCACAGTGACTTCCGGGCCGAGACTGTAGATGAGTGGCAGGCGCTTGTCCCAGACATCTCCAGTGCAGCGAATTCGTCTTGTTGACGTCGGGCAGGTCTTGTGTCCCGCTTGTCAAAGCAAATGGCTCCTGAGAGAATATGAAAGGATTGACACATTAGCCTAAAATATGGCCCAACCAGACTCGGCATGCCAAAAGCTGGTGGTGGCCTCATTCCTTGATCTGTATACGCCAGACAGAATCAACAGACCCACGTATGCTTGAGAGTCTATTCAGTCCACCTCCCTCCAGCTATCGCTATGCAcaagtctcccctccaggtttGTCACATCTAGGGCTGTCCTTTCAATAGCCCTTGGCAGAAACAATTTAAAGCTGGACTTTATATCTTCAACACGGGACACGGTATACATCTTGGCCCCGGGGCCATCCTGAAACTTGCAGCCACTGGGCTCATCAGCACTGCTGAAATCCCTTGTTGTGAGGAGCAGAGAGCAGTTAGGACACAGTATTGAGCTGTAAGAATGAAAAGCGAAGTCTCTAGATTGTGTTTCAGATATAATTTCTGTGTTTTCACTTCACATACAGATGTGCAGACCCAGGTGCGAGGAGTAAAAGTCGAGCAGGAGGTGGAGACTCGTGGTCTGCTGCGCTGCACATGCTGCCGGTGTAGATTAGACACGAAACAGGAGTGTGTCAGACAGGACCAGGAAACAAAGCTTGTGTGGATAAGACATCAGAGATACAGAGTGTCAATTGTCCTGGGTGACTCTAAGGGGCATCTCTGATGTGATTCTCTTACAGCAGAAATGCCCTGAATGTCTCTGTTTCTCCACAGAATCAGCTAGGggtgacacagacacaaacccagCAGAGACTCCagaagagagagaaggagcTTCAGGAGCTGACACAGGCTGTGGAGTCACTCGGAGTGGGTATTGACCAGAGAAGTGGACGCATTGACACACATTTCCAAAGCTGAACACTGGACAGTACCCTTTGGAAACACAACATACTGCATAATGTAGTTTGAGAGTTTTCCTGTGTAATAATCTACTGTGTGTCTCCTCCCTCAGAGCTCTGCACACACAGCGTACAGGACACTGACAGGATCTTTACTGAGCTGATCCGCTCCATTGAAAGAACACGCTCTGAGGTTACAGAGCTGATCAGAGCTCAAGAGAGGGCTGCTGTGAGTCAGGCTGAAGGACTTCTAGAGCGACTGGAGAAGGAGATCACTGAGCTGAAGAGGAGAGATGCTGAGCTGaaccagctctcacacacagaggatCACATCCATTTCCTCCAGGTAACATCACTGCTCTGTGATTCTGCAATACAGAAGGGTGTCTCTcacacagagctgctcctggCTTCTCCCAAGGattgtgtgttgtgtttgactggaaactcctctttctcttctcttctcttcagaatttccagtctgtctgtgtccctccTGGAGATGGACACTCACCCAGCATCCCTGTCCGTCCAGATTTCTCTCCTGAGGCAGTGAGGAGAGCTGTCTCTGGACTGAAAGAACGACTGGAGGACATCTGCAAGAAGGAATCAATAAAGATTTCCATGACAGGTTGGTGGTGAAACACACTGATGTCTTTCTGGATAGACTATGAATTTCTCTTATATTGTTAATGGATTTTCTGTTCAGTGATTGTATTTATCAAAGCAGCTTACCAGTCAATGATTCAAATTCTAGGTGAAATATCTTTAAAGTTTTAGTCTCACAAATCTTTATGACAGTAACTGTATTGTTATATTGTGCTGTATGtagtttaacaggaatgttttaatAGGAGCGACAGTCCCTGTATAGTAGAACCAtaggtgtaacgaacagttctttccggaccttatgcagacgacacaatccgaagaagtaggaaacactaggaaaacgtcatgcagggatacggggctgaaaacagggggcgtgtccaaagtgcgctggtgcacggggaaggtgtggccgaggcaaacaatccaaaaaacaATCCATAGAGgcaatccaaaacacaagaataagacCATTggcaggtgatccatccaaacaaagaattaaaaccagaaaccgggtcggaaccggcggacagggaacaggaacaaagattaaaaccttaacgggaccaggcccttccaggtcccggactcgcacggtgcggaaaccagatgcagagccaggatgagcatcagcgcctggcttttaaggtgggctgggaaaagggatcaggtgcacacaattaagtctaaagtgaaagggctggagcacccttaaggaaaggggactataatcgtgagaATAGGGGCCACAGTCTCAGTCcagtagatcagtcctgttacaataggagctacagtcccagtacagtagaacagtcctgttacaataggatctACAGCCCAAGTGAAGCAGAATAGCTCTGTTATTCCTGTTAATCTGTTACTGCAGCCCTGATGAAAcatttctctgtgtgtctccccagtTACTGAAGTCTATAGTCTGCTGACTCCAGAACCCGGGTCCAGAGCAGAGCTTTTACACTGTGAGTCTGTTTTCACAACAGCTCCCCCTTGAAATATACCTGGAGCtcaaacacaaagcagaaacagtGATACAAAAACTGatacacactctgacacacacactggttcaCACTCTGATACTTGCTGATACACGTCTGAATTCAGAAAGTCAAGCTTGCAGACAGTCACTCTGTGTGGATCAGAGTCACACTGTGTAAGAAacacacagatggacagagacagAAAATCCAGTGGGGgtcattttttaagaaaatgcactTTATTACAACAATGTGTACAGCACACTtcttacaaaaaatacaattataacAACAACACTTCAACAGAATTTAAATCGTCACTAAGAGAGTGATTGTTCATTATCAAACTTTCCATTTCGCAAGTGGTCAGTGAGGCTGGTTCACACAATAAGAGCCCCTCCAAGCCTCCTGGGTGTTACCACTGGCTGCAGTCCTGGCTCTGAAACTGCGATTGTCCATTTCTCAACAGGAGCACTAAGGAACAGGTTTTCTTGGTTTTCTTCAGCCCCTGTACAGAGctctctgtcctgtccagtgCACTTTTCCGTGGAGAATCCCCACCAGGCTACCTAGTTAAATAGCTTCATCCTACATGTCTCCGTTATGCTTCGTgagctggaggttccagctgacggatCGCTGTTCCACCCCACACGTCTGGTCGCTATTGATGATGTGGGGCAGGATGGTCCTCAGTCTGCTGGCTAGTAGCTTGGACAGGATTATTGACACCTCTCACTGTCTAGCTGATGTCCAGAGATCaggcagtgtgtccagtgagcaGGACATCTCTGTATCTCAGTCAGTGATACTGGTCACTGTGGGTACAGGTCACTCAGTCAGTGATACTGGTTACTGTGGGAACAGGTCACTCAGACAATGTTACTGGTCACTGTTGGTAAAGGTCACTCATGCTGTGAGAGATCACACAACAATGAGAAGCATTTGACTGAGCATTGATCAGTTCTCAGTATCACTGCTGGTTCTTTATGAAATCACTGCTCACTGCTGTGGACAGACTGTGTTTCTTATCGTTCTCAATGGCTCAAGCACCGGACTCCagggtgtcctgtgatgtgtctgtgtgtcttattgCCTTGTGCTGCTCAGTCTTATTGAGTGAGACTCCAGTCTTACAGCCACTGCTGCTCACCCTCACTGACTCTGATCCACACTGGAGTGGAGACCGGGGATCCTGAAATAAACTGACTGCAGACTGTAGTATAAACTCTGGTATAATAACAGGTATGAAGCAATAACAGTCTTTAGTACAATAAAGatctactctctctctctctgcagatcCTGTGAAGCGAGCTCCTATCCCTAAATCACGTATGTACACTGTGTGAAACTCTGCTGACAGACAGTACTGACTTTACTGACGTGTTATTACCAGTGAGCGACTGTGattacagtgtctgtatctttgtgtcccagtgtgtgtctgtgattaacagtgtctgtatctctgtgtcccagtgtgtgactgtgattaacagtgtctgtatctctgtgtcccagtgtgtgactgtgattaacagtatctgtgtctctgtgttccagtgtgagactgtgattaacagtgtctgtatatctgtgtttcagaatggcagtggttgtgcagtgctgcaggtaggTCTGTCTCTTCTTGAAGACAGAGGTGTTGTTTTAAGCCCTAGTGTCTGAGGTTATTGAGGTCTTGAGTCCAGAAGGTCTCTTTAGTGTGATATGATCTGTAAACAGAAGGAGATGTATTTCAATCTCATGTTTCTGTAACATCCTACATGTGGGCTGTGAAGATCAATCTAAGTTTCATGGTGGGAATTTCTATCTCCGTCCTGTGTTTCAATCTAATGGCCAGTATGAGTCTCTCCAGGACTGACAGTATAGAAAACTCATTTTCCCCGAAGGCCACGTGCTCTGGTCTCTGCTAACTCCTGAATGAGGGTCTACAGACTGAATGTGGCAGAACCAGTGACTGGAAAAACTGTGGAATATCAGGAGAATTCAGGAGCAGAGCCAGTCTCATAATAACAAGCTGTTCAAATCCTAAGGAGAAACACTGTTAAAGGTTGTGGAAAAAAGGATGGTATAATGACAGTATTCTTCCCCTGaagtttcacagacacacagcctcttGTGAGAGGCAGCAGTGGGACTCTGGTACAGGGGCTCCTCTGGGGCCTGTAGGCCTCTCTCTTGTCTGAGAAATGGCTGCTTCTCTTCACATGTCAACCAGGCTGATGGGTCAGCAAGAAGAAACAAATGAgagtttatatttataaaatcacCTTTTCTTCGTCTGTTTCCCTATTTCCTCTGACTGTGTTATCAGGATGTTCATACAAACACAGTACAGGCAGGATGGGCTTCTATATAGAGTACGTTCAGGCTGAGggaataataaacattatcaGGCAGATAAACGTTATTGCTAAACAGCTCATGTTGttgctttttgtgtttaaaatcatGATACAGTCAGGATGTTGAACCTCTTTAACCCCCAGCTCCTCAAAAGTCATTTCCACCTGGAGTGTTTGTGGCCTGAACATCTTGCAATATCTTGGACAGTATAGCAAGTCCAGGCCTGGTTCAGGGTCTGAATTCAAGGAACCATCTTGACATCAAGTCTGAAACATCAGATTTATATATATCTTACTCAGTACACACTCTAGGAAGAAATATCCACCACCCCAAAAAGAcacatttcatttcttcaaaaatgatTATTCAAATTATAGCACATGTAGATACCTATTGTTCCAGGCCGTGCCCAATATATGTCTATTATTTATACTGGATAGGCTTTTTTTTACAGCCTTTCTATTCTCCAGGAGTAAAAACATAAGAACTGAGAAGAATCTCTTTGATCTTCACTGGACTGACCAGCAGACAATAGAAGAAgagtttttattaattattaagattttgtatttaagtattaaatatcagGAGAGTATTAAGTCAGTGTTCATTGGTCATGCGAATAAAGcctcttgaattgaattgatcaaAACCCCCATTCACAATGAACATGTATAAGCCCCGCCCCCCGTCTCTCAGTGGTCAGAGCTCACTGATTGACAGCTGGTGTCTCCTATCAGAGAGGCAGACAGCTAAGCGCGAACAGTCTGAAGTCAGTATGAGCGCCACAGtcacaaaagttttttttattaaacgaatagaatttacaaatacaactacAACCAGAGGATCAGAAAcaggtacaagagaaaaaaaacacaacagaaaaaaacatttaaccaccagaggtaatgaagtaaattatgtgatcaaattgtattttttacatatatcatgTTTCCcttgctttattatttctcaattatatatagaatttaaatagtgtttcaacatgcatgcgtttcctgtataaaataaaaatcagcactcacttttttagaaaacaaataaaaacacttttc belongs to Lepisosteus oculatus isolate fLepOcu1 chromosome 14, fLepOcu1.hap2, whole genome shotgun sequence and includes:
- the LOC138243170 gene encoding E3 ubiquitin-protein ligase TRIM39-like — its product is MAEGNISVSQDQFSCSVCLDLLKDPVTLLCGHSYCMGCINNCWDQEYQTGIYRCPQCRQTFTPRPDLHRNTILAEVVEKLKEKELSGPPPARSPAGPGDLLCNVCTGRKRGAVKSCLVCLASYCQTHLQPHYEAVPLKRHKLADATGQPQEKICSTHHKLLEFYCRTDQKCVCYACVMDEHRDHDTVSAAAVRTEKQNQLGVTQTQTQQRLQKREKELQELTQAVESLGLCTHSVQDTDRIFTELIRSIERTRSEVTELIRAQERAAVSQAEGLLERLEKEITELKRRDAELNQLSHTEDHIHFLQNFQSVCVPPGDGHSPSIPVRPDFSPEAVRRAVSGLKERLEDICKKESIKISMTVTEVYSLLTPEPGSRAELLHYPVKRAPIPKSQWQWLCSAAAAVTLDPDTAHCVLSLSEDGKRVRQGQGKSLSDNPHRFDHWSCVVSREAFTSGRHYWEVEVNDWWTIGVTRESAERQGGFSFSPQQGYWCLSSYLSVLSALTDPVTHLPHSLQPRKLGVCVDIEERNVSFYTVESRAHLYTFTDMVFTQGEKIYPVFRTVDRNKDLELLPAVSVEIKPVTDS